In Massilia antarctica, the following are encoded in one genomic region:
- a CDS encoding DUF481 domain-containing protein, with product MKFLPLIALAMACAPAFADDLPDASWHTSAELGAISTSGNTAGTSVSGKIDARQELDDWSNQYVVAGHFKEDKVNDRDGNSSSRRSAERYSLSAKAAYKLVKDDEKLFVLAAHVGDKFGAYSRYNTMAVGRSTRWYDSPEASVDVEIGPGYFRGERATGEPESGFTVRGAAAIRWQVSQNALFSQIASVERGTSNTHSIAEAALSTKINGTMQMKAAFIVRNDTNVPADKKNTDTQTSLTLVYSF from the coding sequence ATGAAATTCCTCCCGCTTATCGCGCTGGCCATGGCCTGCGCTCCCGCTTTTGCCGACGACCTCCCCGACGCCAGCTGGCACACCTCCGCCGAACTGGGCGCCATCAGTACCTCGGGCAATACCGCCGGCACCTCGGTCTCCGGCAAGATCGACGCGCGCCAGGAACTCGATGACTGGAGCAACCAGTACGTCGTCGCCGGTCACTTCAAGGAAGACAAAGTCAACGACCGTGACGGCAACAGTAGCTCCAGGCGTTCTGCCGAACGCTATTCCCTCTCGGCCAAGGCGGCCTACAAACTGGTCAAGGACGACGAAAAGCTGTTCGTGCTGGCAGCCCACGTGGGCGACAAGTTCGGCGCCTACAGCAGGTACAACACCATGGCGGTCGGACGCAGCACGCGCTGGTACGACTCGCCGGAGGCCAGCGTCGACGTCGAAATCGGCCCGGGCTATTTCCGCGGCGAACGCGCCACGGGCGAACCCGAAAGCGGCTTTACCGTGCGCGGTGCCGCCGCCATACGCTGGCAGGTCAGCCAGAACGCACTGTTCTCCCAGATCGCCAGCGTCGAGCGCGGTACCTCGAATACCCACTCGATTGCCGAAGCCGCCCTGAGCACCAAGATCAACGGCACCATGCAGATGAAGGCGGCGTTTATCGTCCGTAATGACACGAATGTGCCGGCCGACAAGAAGAACACCGACACCCAAACTTCGCTCACGCTCGTGTATTCGTTCTGA
- a CDS encoding acyl carrier protein phosphodiesterase codes for MNYLAHIYLARYSDEAMLGALLGDFVKPNSGARFSAVTEAEILIHRKVDSFTDSHPVVLAAKGLFDGPGRRYSGILLDVYYDHVLALRWARYSDVPLADFIARFYGALDTHAAVLPPKLARIAPYMIEQDWLGSYQSYAGIDIAIRRISTRLSKNGDVMRDALHDLKRHAGAIADGFDVFFPELMTFVESQRNERQ; via the coding sequence ATGAACTATCTCGCCCATATTTACCTGGCCCGTTACAGCGACGAGGCGATGCTGGGCGCCTTGCTGGGCGATTTCGTCAAGCCCAACTCGGGCGCACGGTTCAGCGCCGTCACCGAAGCGGAAATCCTGATTCACCGCAAGGTCGACAGCTTTACCGACAGCCATCCGGTGGTGCTCGCCGCCAAGGGATTGTTCGATGGCCCGGGGCGGCGCTATTCCGGCATCCTGCTCGACGTTTATTACGACCATGTACTGGCCCTGCGCTGGGCGCGCTATTCCGACGTGCCGCTGGCCGACTTCATCGCGCGCTTTTACGGCGCGCTCGACACCCATGCGGCCGTGCTGCCGCCCAAGCTGGCGCGGATTGCGCCCTACATGATCGAACAGGACTGGCTCGGTTCCTACCAGAGCTATGCCGGCATCGACATCGCGATCCGGCGCATTTCGACGCGCCTGTCGAAAAACGGCGACGTGATGCGCGATGCGCTGCACGACCTGAAACGGCATGCCGGCGCCATCGCCGACGGTTTCGACGTGTTTTTCCCCGAATTGATGACTTTTGTAGAAAGCCAGCGCAATGAAAGACAATAA
- a CDS encoding sensor domain-containing diguanylate cyclase gives MLTHRRWISGPVSLKARFSLAVGMLIVLTATVLTLAAVLIVQRGIETVVGEREASLISQVARDLDNKFLIRQQALVRLAHDLEIRPHPSAAFQDKLEQHHSMDGFFTNISVLDAQGEHVANMDYPQNRSQSNFSTRDYFLDTIRTDGPVISKPLRSQISARPVVVMTAPIHAKDGQISHILIGTIDLAKNSFIKELSIAQVGKTGYFYLLSREGVFVSHPDERRILRSIDETGKRAPSVDLALGGFEGTLRSAADNGADALVSYKRLAATGWLLCSVYPTAEAFAVANQMRWNAAIIAAVLLLVIGPVAWLMIDCQLLPLARLGARMAAGRGAVAQEGPYADDEIGELWRAFDTLMAERDLAERAVADSERNLRMVADNVPALVGYVDKHERFVFGNERYSAFFGVSARQIPGKSVREVLGEAVYRVSKPYLDAALSGRPVRFERQVLRHGVTQWDRVAYNPDIDAAGVVQGYFVLADDITELKATQQVLALSEKRILTIADNMPALIGYVDTGYRYTFCNRAYATITGIAPEDIVGRTVSDVFGPKVFSAVAAQMAAALAGRRVSFERAAAELKGERYLQTDYIPDTGADGKVAGFYTMVMDITERKAAELALAAQQRLLHTVTDNLPALVNFMDREGRFGFVNRHHESWFGRPLARIHGSLVSSLFSPEEAEVHQRAFDAAMTGTTVKFDFARMQGKEKRHYQATYIAQVDAGGEVVGVTGLVNDVTDAKLLEEQLSALARFDALTGLPNRTQLTERIGRAQTRSARNGTVMAVMYLDLDKFKSINDSFGHCGGDTVLVEFGRRLSACVRQSDTVGRLAGDEFVILLEGLQNVGECALVARKIIKVMEKPFDIDGVARIVSTSIGVATAENGRAGVDTLLKHADDALYRAKDSGRNRYAMTSVK, from the coding sequence ATGCTTACCCATCGCCGCTGGATTTCCGGCCCCGTGTCGCTCAAAGCGCGCTTCTCGCTGGCCGTTGGCATGCTGATCGTCCTGACCGCCACGGTGCTGACCCTCGCGGCGGTGCTGATCGTGCAGCGCGGCATCGAGACGGTGGTGGGCGAGCGCGAAGCATCGCTGATCAGCCAGGTGGCGCGCGACCTGGACAATAAATTCCTGATCCGCCAGCAAGCCCTGGTCCGCCTGGCGCACGACCTCGAAATCCGGCCTCACCCCTCGGCCGCCTTCCAGGACAAGCTGGAGCAGCATCACAGCATGGATGGCTTTTTTACCAATATATCGGTGCTCGATGCCCAGGGCGAGCACGTCGCCAACATGGACTATCCGCAAAACCGCAGCCAGAGCAATTTTTCCACGCGCGACTATTTTCTCGACACCATACGCACCGACGGCCCGGTGATTTCCAAGCCGCTGCGCAGCCAGATCAGCGCGCGCCCGGTGGTGGTCATGACGGCGCCCATCCACGCCAAGGATGGCCAGATCAGCCACATCCTGATCGGCACGATCGACCTGGCCAAGAACAGCTTCATCAAGGAACTGTCGATCGCGCAGGTCGGCAAGACCGGCTACTTCTATCTCCTGAGCCGCGAGGGCGTGTTCGTCTCGCACCCCGACGAACGGCGCATCCTGCGCAGTATCGACGAGACTGGCAAGCGCGCGCCCTCGGTCGACCTGGCCCTGGGCGGCTTCGAAGGCACCTTGCGCTCGGCCGCCGACAACGGCGCCGACGCGCTGGTGTCGTACAAACGCCTGGCCGCTACCGGCTGGCTGCTGTGCAGCGTGTATCCGACCGCGGAAGCATTCGCGGTCGCCAACCAGATGCGCTGGAACGCGGCCATCATCGCCGCCGTGCTGCTGCTGGTGATCGGGCCGGTTGCCTGGCTGATGATCGACTGCCAGTTGCTGCCGCTGGCCCGCCTGGGCGCGCGCATGGCGGCAGGGCGCGGCGCGGTGGCGCAGGAGGGGCCGTATGCGGACGATGAAATCGGCGAGCTGTGGCGCGCGTTCGACACCCTGATGGCCGAGCGCGACCTGGCCGAGCGCGCCGTCGCCGACAGCGAGCGCAACCTGCGCATGGTGGCCGACAACGTCCCCGCGCTGGTCGGCTATGTCGACAAGCACGAGCGCTTCGTGTTCGGCAACGAGCGCTACAGCGCCTTTTTCGGCGTCTCGGCGCGCCAGATTCCCGGCAAGAGCGTGCGCGAGGTGCTCGGCGAAGCGGTCTACCGGGTCAGCAAACCGTATCTGGACGCGGCGCTGAGCGGGCGCCCGGTGCGCTTCGAGCGCCAGGTGCTGCGTCACGGCGTGACCCAGTGGGACCGGGTCGCCTACAATCCCGATATCGATGCGGCGGGTGTGGTGCAGGGCTACTTCGTGCTGGCCGACGACATCACCGAACTGAAGGCAACCCAGCAAGTGCTGGCGCTGAGCGAAAAGCGCATCCTCACCATCGCCGACAACATGCCGGCCCTGATCGGCTATGTCGATACCGGCTATCGCTACACCTTCTGCAACCGCGCCTACGCCACCATTACCGGCATCGCGCCGGAAGACATCGTGGGCCGCACCGTCAGCGATGTGTTCGGACCCAAGGTATTTTCGGCGGTGGCGGCCCAGATGGCCGCTGCCCTGGCCGGTAGGCGGGTGTCGTTCGAGCGTGCCGCCGCCGAGCTCAAGGGCGAGCGCTACCTGCAGACCGACTACATTCCCGATACCGGCGCCGACGGCAAGGTGGCCGGCTTTTACACGATGGTGATGGACATCACCGAGCGCAAGGCGGCCGAGCTGGCCCTGGCCGCGCAGCAGCGCCTGCTGCACACGGTGACCGACAACTTGCCGGCGCTGGTCAATTTCATGGACCGCGAGGGCCGCTTCGGCTTCGTCAACCGGCATCACGAAAGCTGGTTCGGGCGGCCGCTGGCGCGCATCCACGGCAGCCTGGTGAGCAGCTTGTTTTCCCCGGAAGAGGCCGAGGTGCACCAGCGCGCCTTCGATGCGGCTATGACGGGCACGACGGTCAAGTTCGATTTCGCGCGCATGCAGGGCAAGGAGAAGCGCCACTACCAGGCTACCTACATTGCCCAGGTCGACGCCGGCGGCGAGGTGGTCGGCGTGACCGGGCTGGTCAACGACGTGACCGATGCCAAGCTGCTGGAAGAACAACTGAGCGCGCTGGCGCGCTTCGATGCGCTCACCGGCTTGCCGAACCGCACCCAACTGACCGAGCGTATCGGCCGCGCCCAGACCCGCAGCGCCCGCAACGGCACGGTGATGGCGGTGATGTATCTGGACCTGGACAAATTCAAGTCGATCAACGACAGCTTCGGCCACTGCGGCGGCGACACGGTGCTGGTCGAGTTCGGCCGCCGCCTGTCGGCCTGCGTGCGCCAGAGCGACACCGTGGGGCGCCTGGCCGGCGACGAATTCGTGATCCTGCTCGAAGGCTTGCAGAACGTGGGCGAGTGCGCGCTGGTGGCGCGCAAGATCATCAAGGTCATGGAGAAACCGTTCGACATCGACGGCGTGGCGCGCATCGTCAGCACCAGCATCGGCGTGGCGACCGCCGAAAACGGCCGGGCCGGAGTCGACACCTTGCTCAAGCATGCCGACGACGCGCTGTACCGGGCCAAGGATTCCGGCCGCAACCGGTATGCGATGACCTCGGTGAAGTAG
- a CDS encoding hybrid sensor histidine kinase/response regulator, with amino-acid sequence MRIRTYLFLMAAGILVPVVLFAGLALDMLQNAERDAALRGLKETANSIALLVDRELYSAEAGLRVLGGSPSLAEGDLQAFYAQARRANRGSTGWTVLLDEQGQQVINTLLPYGSALPAHAAPGVVQHVIATQKTYVSDVMNGPVITAMVTTVNVPVPIDAGKRYVLTLAFSTEHFTRLIASVDVPPGWVVGIIDSQGRFIARSHNPEGLIGKPARPELAAAARKAHSGQIRHNTVEGTEAFDVFTHSGLSGWTLAVAAPVELIERSARHASFVAAMGLLAAMLCAAALAAYFGRQHVRSIARAVRAATDLGAGQAPRQVHSRVDEMNELHRALHAAGEQMLQAQAYRRNAEAGRQALLDAEKTARQMAEQQNSAKDQFLAMLGHELRNPLAPISTAAQLLRLQPGDAKRVRYASDVISRQVEHMNSLLGDMLDVSRVTRGLVTLDIDDLELDAILDRALEQTHALVESAQHRVELSLPPTPIRMRGDKTRLVQIFANLLNNAAKYTPPNGRIGIQAAQGDGQVVVTVSDSGEGLAPELLPRVFDLFSQGERKPDRAQGGLGLGLALVQSLVRLHGGTVTASSPGPGQGSSFTVTLPCEPRERAPLPPQRRRGDAPGPALRVMIVDDNVDGAISLSLFLEAAGGHHVCTYYDAGAALARAASEAPDAFILDIGLPDITGYELARQLRAMAQFRDALFIALTGYGQPQDRERAREAGFDHHLAKPADPQQVLELLSRPRKAGMRRSARVRS; translated from the coding sequence ATGCGTATCCGGACTTATTTGTTCCTGATGGCCGCTGGCATCCTGGTGCCGGTGGTGCTGTTCGCCGGGCTGGCGCTGGACATGCTGCAAAACGCCGAACGCGACGCCGCGCTGCGTGGACTGAAGGAAACCGCGAACAGCATCGCCTTGCTGGTCGACCGCGAGCTCTACAGCGCCGAAGCGGGCCTGCGCGTGCTGGGCGGCTCGCCCTCGCTGGCCGAGGGCGACCTGCAGGCCTTCTATGCGCAGGCGCGCCGCGCCAACCGCGGCAGTACCGGCTGGACAGTGCTGCTCGACGAGCAGGGCCAGCAAGTGATCAATACCCTCCTTCCCTACGGCAGCGCCTTGCCCGCGCACGCGGCCCCGGGCGTGGTCCAGCACGTGATCGCGACCCAGAAGACCTATGTGTCGGACGTCATGAACGGTCCCGTGATCACGGCCATGGTGACCACGGTCAACGTGCCGGTGCCGATCGACGCGGGCAAGCGCTATGTGCTGACGCTGGCCTTTTCCACAGAGCATTTCACGCGCCTGATCGCCAGCGTCGACGTGCCGCCCGGCTGGGTGGTCGGCATCATCGACAGCCAGGGCCGCTTCATCGCGCGCAGCCACAATCCGGAAGGCTTGATCGGCAAGCCGGCGCGTCCCGAGCTGGCGGCCGCCGCGCGCAAGGCGCACAGCGGGCAGATCCGCCACAACACGGTGGAGGGCACCGAAGCGTTCGACGTGTTCACCCATTCGGGCTTGTCGGGCTGGACCTTGGCCGTAGCCGCGCCGGTCGAGCTGATCGAGCGCTCGGCGCGCCACGCCTCCTTCGTAGCCGCCATGGGCTTGCTGGCGGCCATGCTGTGCGCGGCGGCGCTGGCCGCCTACTTCGGCCGCCAGCATGTGCGCTCGATCGCGCGCGCGGTCAGGGCCGCCACCGACCTGGGCGCCGGCCAGGCGCCGCGCCAGGTGCACTCGCGCGTGGACGAGATGAACGAATTGCACCGCGCCCTGCATGCGGCCGGCGAGCAGATGCTGCAAGCCCAGGCCTACCGGCGCAATGCCGAGGCCGGGCGCCAGGCCTTGCTCGATGCCGAAAAAACCGCGCGCCAGATGGCCGAACAGCAAAACAGCGCCAAGGACCAGTTCCTCGCCATGCTCGGGCACGAATTGCGCAATCCGCTCGCGCCCATCAGCACCGCCGCCCAGCTGCTGCGGCTGCAGCCGGGCGACGCCAAGCGGGTACGCTACGCCAGCGACGTCATCTCGCGCCAGGTCGAGCACATGAACAGCTTGTTGGGCGACATGCTCGATGTCTCGAGGGTCACGCGCGGCCTGGTCACGCTCGACATCGACGACCTGGAACTCGACGCCATCCTCGACCGCGCCCTGGAGCAGACCCACGCGCTGGTGGAGTCGGCCCAGCACCGGGTCGAGCTGTCCTTGCCGCCGACCCCGATCCGCATGCGCGGCGACAAGACGCGCCTGGTCCAGATCTTCGCCAACCTGCTCAACAACGCCGCCAAGTACACGCCGCCCAACGGCCGCATCGGCATCCAGGCCGCGCAGGGCGACGGTCAGGTCGTGGTCACGGTCAGCGACAGCGGCGAAGGCTTGGCGCCGGAATTGCTGCCGCGCGTGTTCGACCTGTTCTCACAGGGCGAGCGCAAGCCGGACCGCGCGCAGGGCGGCCTCGGCCTCGGGCTGGCGTTGGTCCAGAGCCTGGTCCGGCTGCATGGCGGCACGGTCACGGCGTCCAGTCCCGGGCCGGGGCAGGGCAGCAGCTTTACCGTCACCCTGCCTTGCGAGCCGAGGGAAAGGGCGCCGCTGCCGCCGCAGCGCCGGCGCGGCGACGCGCCCGGCCCGGCGCTGCGCGTGATGATCGTGGACGACAATGTCGACGGCGCCATCAGCCTGTCGCTGTTCCTTGAAGCGGCCGGCGGGCATCATGTGTGCACCTATTACGATGCGGGCGCCGCGCTGGCCCGGGCCGCCTCGGAAGCGCCGGACGCGTTCATCCTCGATATCGGCCTGCCCGACATCACCGGCTACGAACTGGCGCGCCAGTTGCGCGCGATGGCGCAGTTCCGCGATGCGTTGTTCATCGCGCTGACCGGCTACGGCCAGCCGCAGGACCGCGAACGCGCGCGCGAAGCCGGCTTCGACCATCACCTGGCCAAGCCGGCCGACCCGCAGCAGGTGCTGGAACTGCTGAGCCGCCCGCGCAAGGCGGGCATGCGCCGCTCCGCCAGGGTGCGCAGTTAG
- a CDS encoding MFS transporter — protein MTPASPVPASAVPLLSLAAFGSGISMRAADPLLPLLSNEFGVPLGEASLVITVFSIAYGLSQLGSGPLGDRYGKYLVIALAALASSATALLCATATSLPVLLAVRLLAGAAAAAIIPLSMAWIGDVIAYEQRQPVLARFLIGQILGVSAGVLVGGLAADAHQWRLPFLLVAAIFLLVGLGLLGLNRRLPPHARTVRPIAGGAVRHMLAEFGHIAALPWARLVLLTAFLEGGLLYGPFAFIASHLHARHGLSLALAGAVIMLFGFGGFAFAMGSTAMLRRLGEGGLARWGGIVLALSLAAIGLAPLWWLAIPASFCAGLGFYMLHNTLQTNATQMAPERRGAAVSAFASCFFMGQATGVGVAGLLIAQVGAPALLVGGALGLLAVALHFSRRVRLK, from the coding sequence ATGACACCCGCCTCCCCCGTTCCCGCCAGCGCCGTGCCGCTGCTGTCGCTGGCCGCCTTCGGCAGCGGCATCTCGATGCGAGCGGCCGACCCCTTGTTGCCCCTGCTCTCGAACGAATTCGGCGTGCCGCTGGGCGAGGCCTCGCTGGTCATTACGGTATTTTCGATTGCCTACGGTCTCTCGCAGCTCGGTTCCGGCCCGCTGGGCGACCGCTACGGCAAGTATCTGGTGATCGCGCTGGCCGCGCTGGCCAGTTCCGCCACCGCCCTGCTGTGCGCCACCGCCACCAGCCTGCCCGTGCTGCTGGCGGTGCGCCTGCTGGCCGGGGCCGCGGCGGCCGCCATCATCCCCCTGTCGATGGCCTGGATCGGCGACGTGATCGCCTACGAACAGCGGCAACCGGTGCTTGCGCGCTTCCTGATCGGGCAAATCCTCGGCGTGTCGGCCGGCGTGCTGGTGGGCGGGCTGGCGGCCGATGCGCACCAGTGGCGCCTGCCGTTCCTGCTGGTGGCGGCGATTTTTCTGCTCGTCGGGCTCGGCTTGCTGGGGCTGAACCGGCGCCTGCCGCCACATGCCAGGACGGTACGCCCGATCGCGGGTGGGGCCGTGCGCCACATGCTCGCCGAGTTCGGCCACATCGCCGCCCTGCCCTGGGCCCGGCTGGTGCTGCTCACGGCCTTTCTCGAAGGCGGTCTGCTGTACGGACCGTTCGCCTTCATCGCCAGCCACCTGCACGCGCGCCACGGCCTGTCGCTGGCGCTGGCCGGCGCGGTGATCATGCTGTTCGGGTTCGGCGGCTTCGCCTTTGCCATGGGGTCGACAGCCATGCTGCGGCGCCTGGGCGAAGGCGGACTGGCGCGCTGGGGCGGCATCGTGCTGGCGCTGTCGCTGGCCGCGATCGGCCTGGCGCCCCTGTGGTGGCTGGCCATTCCCGCCAGCTTTTGCGCGGGCCTGGGCTTTTACATGCTGCACAATACCTTGCAGACCAACGCGACCCAGATGGCGCCGGAGCGACGCGGTGCGGCGGTGTCGGCCTTCGCATCCTGTTTTTTCATGGGCCAGGCCACCGGCGTGGGCGTGGCCGGCCTGCTCATCGCGCAGGTCGGGGCGCCTGCGCTGCTGGTGGGCGGCGCGCTCGGCTTGCTGGCCGTGGCGCTCCATTTTTCGCGCCGCGTACGGCTGAAATAG
- a CDS encoding GFA family protein, translated as MSLLGGCCCGAVRYETSEQVFHQTICHCPTCRRACGAPRVAWFSVARGEYRITAGMPAQFRSSPDVTRTFCGACGTQLTYAHSGSPDEIDITTCSLDNPEPLAPGDHTFTFYRLAWDSGDDGTPQYAHTRAEG; from the coding sequence ATGAGCTTACTGGGCGGGTGTTGTTGCGGGGCGGTGCGCTACGAAACGTCGGAGCAGGTCTTTCACCAGACAATTTGTCACTGTCCGACGTGCCGGCGCGCGTGCGGGGCGCCGCGCGTGGCCTGGTTCAGCGTGGCGCGCGGGGAGTACCGCATCACGGCCGGCATGCCGGCGCAGTTCCGTTCCAGCCCGGACGTGACGCGCACCTTTTGCGGCGCCTGCGGCACCCAGCTGACGTATGCGCACAGCGGCAGTCCGGACGAGATCGACATCACCACCTGCAGCCTGGACAACCCGGAACCGCTGGCCCCGGGCGACCATACCTTCACCTTCTATCGCCTGGCCTGGGATAGCGGCGATGACGGCACGCCGCAGTACGCGCACACCCGCGCCGAAGGCTGA